A DNA window from Helianthus annuus cultivar XRQ/B chromosome 15, HanXRQr2.0-SUNRISE, whole genome shotgun sequence contains the following coding sequences:
- the LOC118487420 gene encoding uncharacterized protein LOC118487420: MVERENIQTPIYYISKMLTGPETRYSMIEKLGQILSKPDIAGRLAKWAIELRGYNIFYRPRPAIKGQVLADFATEVPIDKIQECEAIQNPTPVFDDRVWTLHTDGASNDDGAGAGLRLVSPDNHELTYAIRLDFQSTNNEAEYEAFLAGLRLALKMGAKNLEANVDSKLVAEQVNGRYDTKGEAMALYLEQARMLINQFQTFKVNHINRSENKHADALSKLAATSFKHLAKEVRIEVLSNPSIHLKQVSVIEMGNPSWMSPIILYLQHGKLPEGKAEARKIQHKAINYEMADGILYRKSFMGPLLRCVDKTDAQYLVREIHEGLCGIHAGPRMVVAKIMSAGYYWPGMHMDAVDLLQRCEACQRHAPKTLRPKNPLIPVTSAWPFQQWGIDLVGPFPDAPGAIRVTIAHYF, encoded by the exons ATGGTAGAGCGGGAAAATATCCAAACTCcaatctactacatcagcaaaatgctcactGGCCCTGAAACTCGTTACTCAATGATAGAAAAACTG GGCCAAATCTTATCAAAACCCGACATAGCGGGGAGATTAGCTAAATGGGCCATCGAGCTAAGAGGCTACAACATTTTTTACAGACCAAGACCAGCAATCAAAGGGCAAGTCCTAGCGGACTTCGCCACTGAAGTTCCCATTGATAAAATACAAGAATGTGAGGCAATCCAGAACCCGACGCCTGTTTTTGACGACAGAGTCTGGACCTTACACACCGATGGTGCTTCCAATGACGACGGAGCAGGAGCAGGTCTCCGATTAGTCAGCCCGGATAATCACGAGCTCACATATGCCATACGCTTAGATTTCCAAAGTACCAACAATGAAGCAGAATACGAAGCATTTTTAGCAGGTCTTCGTCTAGCGCTCAAAATGGGAGCAAAAAACCTTGAAGCTAACGTCGACTCAAAACTAGTAGCTGAACAAGTTAACGGTCGTTATGACACAAAAGGCGAGGCTATGGCATTGTACCTTGAACAAGCGCGAATGTTAATCAATCAATTTCAgacattcaaagtcaatcacataaacagaagcgagaacaaaCATGCTGACGCGCTAAGCAAGTTAGCTGCTACTAGCTTTAAACACTTAGCAAAGGAAGTGCGCATAGAGGTACTATCCAATCCGTCCATTCACCTGAAACAAGTAAGCGTCATAGAAATGGGAAATCCATCCTGGATGTCTCCAATTATTTTGTACCTTCAACACGGAAAACTCCCGGAAGGAAAGGCAGAAGCCCGAAAAATACAACACAAAGCAATAAACTACGAGATGGCGGATGGCATCCTTTATCGGAAATCATTCATGGGTCCATTACTACGTTGTGTTGATAAAACAGACGCTCAGTATCTGGTCAGAGAAATCCACGAGGGATTATGCGGGATACACGCGGGACCGcgcatggtcgtggcaaaaataatgagcgccggatactactggccaggaATGCACATGGACGCAGTTGATCTATTACAAAGATGCGAGGCATGTCAGCGCCATGCACCAAAGACACTTCGACCCAAAAATCCGCTAATTCCCGTTACTTCCGCCTGGCCATTCCAACAGTGGGGCATCGATCTTGTTGGCCCATTTCCCGATGCGCCAGGTGCA ATTCGGGTTACCATTGCGCATTATTTCTGA
- the LOC110910810 gene encoding uncharacterized protein At4g22160, translating to MMADKSNSSLSSSNNYDDPQRRFKQPVEVEFASEDEGWSSESSDTSRWSVAASLRDLAECMMRRQAAELEMMKTREMVRIEAENRRLERETELTEMMLKTQLQLTSFICSQACDRKRKRGEEDSSDPPVSAERKGAMLLSLLHFNFGI from the exons ATGATGGCAGATAAATCCAACTCCAGCCTAAGCTCGAGTAACAACTATGACGATCCCCAGCGTCGGTTCAAACAGCCAGTCGAGGTTGAATTCGCCTCCGAAGACGAAGGATGGAGTTCAGAGAGTTCCGACACGTCAAGATGGAGTGTGGCGGCTAGTTTACGAGATCTCGCAGAGTGTATGATGAGAAGACAAGCAGCAGAGCTTGAGATGATGAAGACGAGAGAGATGGTAAGGATTGAGGCGGAGAATCGGCGATTAGAGAGGGAGACCGAGTTGACAGAGATGATGTTGAAGACCCAGTTGCAGCTTACGTCGTTTATATGTTCACAAGCATGTGACCGGAAACGAAAGCGCGGTGAAGAAGACAGTAGTGACCCACCGGTGTCCGCAGAAAG GAAAGGAGCAATGTTACTAAGCTTACTCCACTTCAATTTCGGCATATGA
- the LOC110910808 gene encoding probable 26S proteasome subunit rpt4, with the protein MASIRHLARTIQSCRTISFRKTLTPSIPPLRHLSYCTFKHNGHPYNDKAWGSTNAHGLNILPAMLAGLLGFGLVDVAYADAPEAEAKTPLPPKAPSTHVDMEAIAKKERVRLENLLKSKGMLYGSYPRFTVAVKGQKVTIKFQVPPTCEIALLISNIVAHLGVKVEERATGADMNLRAWDSGVAWQLTLNRPVVQKEGVKDDNDSDANPDDGDLCVLIFRSLISSDKAEMEFMKQGSFTADELDALVSVLKLAGGGPNRVSDRRGDTARNPSMDKSVASLEGMGVKIYGLKEPKLEDSKSEISWENIAGYNQQKRDIEDTILLALQSPEVYDEIAHGTRCKFETNRPRAVLFEGPPGTGKTSCARVIANQAGAPLLYVPLEVIMSKYFGESERLLGKVFTLANEIPNGAIIFLDEVDSFATSRDSETHEATRRILSVILRQIDGFEQDKKVVVIAATNRKQDLDPALLSRFDSMITFGLPDQHTRQEIAAQYAKHLTKTELVEFAAATEEMSGRDIRDVCQQAERRWASKVIRGQVQKDEDGASLPPLQEYIESALERHKVLLAASATPKRERDHSSPPKYAFL; encoded by the exons ATGGCGTCAATCCGTCATCTTGCTAGAACAATTCAGTCCTGCCGTACAATCTCATTTCGCAAAACCCTAACCCCTTCGATTCCGCCTCTGCGCCACCTCTCTTACT GTACTTTCAAGCACAACGGCCACCCTTACAATGATAAGGCCTGGGGCTCAACAAATGCTCATGGATTAAATATTCTCCCTGCTATGCTAGCAGGGTTGCTTGGATTTGGTCTAGTAGATGTGGCCTATGCGGATGCACCTGAG GCTGAGGCTAAAACACCTTTGCCACCTAAAGCACCTTCAACGCACGTTGATATGGAGGCTATTGCCAAAAAAGAAAGAGTTCGATTAGAAAATTTGCTTAAAAGCAAAGGGATGTTGTATGGTTCTTATCCCCGGTTTACAGTTGCTGTGAAGGGCCAAAAG GTTACAATTAAGTTCCAAGTTCCTCCTACATGTGAAATTGCACTTTTGATTTCAAACATTGTTGCACATCTTGGTGTCAAAGTTGAGGAGCGAGCAACAGGTGCGGATATGAATTTACGCGCTTGGGATAG TGGTGTTGCGTGGCAGTTAACGCTCAACCGTCCCGTGGTCCAGAAGGAAGGCGTCAAGGATGATAACGATTCTGATGCAAATCCAGATGACGGAGATCTTTGCGTTCTGATATTCCGATCGCTCATTAGTTCTGATAAAGCA GAAATGGAGTTCATGAAGCAAGGGAGCTTTACTGCTGACGAGCTTGATGCTTTGGTATCCGTGTTAAAGTTGGCAGGAGGGGGACCAAATAGGGTTTCGGACCGGAGAGGCGATACCGCGCGTAACCCATCGATGGATAAATCGGTCGCTAGTCTCGAGGGCATGGGGGTGAAGATCTATGGGCTTAAGGAGCCGAAATTAGAGGACTCGAAGTCCGAGATTTCATGGGAAAACATTGCGGGATATAATCAGCAGAAAAG AGATATAGAAGACACGATACTGCTAGCTTTGCAGAGTCCTGAGGTTTATGATGAAATTGCTCATGGGACCCGGTGCAAGTTTGAGACAAATAGACCTCGAGCGGTACTGTTCGAAGGTCCACCAG GTACCGGGAAGACATCCTGTGCTCGTGTTATAGCTAATCAAGCG GGTGCCCCATTGTTATACGTGCCATTGGAGGTGATCATGTCAAAATATTTTGGCGAAAGTGAAAGGTTATTGGGAAAAGTGTTTACGCTTGCTAATGAAATTCCCAATGGTGCAATCATATTCCTCGATGAG GTTGATTCCTTTGCTACTTCTCGTGATAGTGAAACTCATGAAGCTACTCGTAGAATCTTGTCGGTCATATTACGTCAG ATTGATGGGTTCGAGCAGGACAAAAAAGTAGTCGTGATAGCTGCAACCAATAGAAAACAAGATCTTGATCCTGCTTTACTAAG TCGGTTTGACTCCATGATAACTTTTGGCCTACCTGATCAACACACTCGTCAGGAGATAGCAGCTCAATATGCAAAACACTTAACAAAGACCGAGTTGGTTGAATTTGCTGCAGCTACTGAAGA AATGTCTGGACGAGATATTCGAGATGTGTGTCAACAAGCAGAGAGGCGTTGGGCGTCAAAG GTTATACGAGGTCAAGTACAGAAAGATGAAGATGGTGCTTCTCTTCCACCACTCCAAGAGTACATCGAGAGCGCTTTAGAACGACATAAGGTTCTACTTGCCGCATCTGCAACCCCGAAACGCGAACGCGACCATAGCTCTCCCCCCAAGTATGCCTTCCTCTAA